A DNA window from Christiangramia salexigens contains the following coding sequences:
- a CDS encoding GIN domain-containing protein, whose translation MRNRLMNPSRFLKIGFLIGLFLIIGIEATAQKKIKGDKEVISVSGDINQPFRSIVIGNDIKLTLQQAPNNSYVLTTDQNLVDQIDFNVTDEILTISTGIKITSNKKLEVFLKYIGLEGLTLNDKSEVISKERIVSEMFKINSNGDSKFNILADVGSLDLNMHKTSSGKIDLKSGHLYLKMKDRSDLKGDLNLTNLDLLLENSASLDAKGEIDKAILNLSGRSDLKAKKLKIRTANLNTSNTSDIHIFVSKAIEILAEGKSKIYLYGNPEISLKGLTDKSRIIKK comes from the coding sequence ATGAGAAATCGTTTAATGAATCCCTCGAGATTTTTAAAAATTGGCTTTTTGATAGGTCTGTTTTTAATAATCGGTATTGAAGCCACTGCGCAGAAAAAAATAAAAGGGGATAAGGAAGTTATTTCTGTATCTGGTGATATAAATCAGCCTTTTAGATCTATAGTTATTGGAAACGATATAAAGCTTACTCTTCAACAAGCTCCTAATAATTCTTATGTCCTTACTACAGATCAAAATCTCGTAGATCAAATTGATTTTAATGTTACTGATGAGATTTTAACCATTTCAACCGGGATAAAGATAACGTCGAATAAAAAACTGGAAGTATTCCTTAAATATATAGGACTAGAAGGTCTAACCCTAAATGATAAATCTGAAGTCATATCCAAGGAAAGGATCGTAAGCGAAATGTTTAAAATAAACTCTAACGGAGATTCTAAATTCAATATTCTGGCGGATGTTGGAAGTTTAGACCTAAATATGCATAAAACCAGTAGCGGTAAGATCGATTTAAAATCTGGTCATCTTTATTTAAAAATGAAAGACAGATCGGATCTAAAGGGAGATCTTAACTTAACGAATTTGGATCTTTTATTAGAGAACTCTGCAAGTCTTGATGCTAAAGGCGAAATAGATAAGGCTATCTTAAATTTATCGGGCAGATCAGATCTGAAGGCTAAAAAACTGAAAATACGAACTGCTAATTTAAATACGTCCAATACCAGCGATATACATATTTTTGTATCTAAAGCCATTGAAATCCTTGCGGAAGGTAAATCTAAAATATATCTGTATGGAAATCCGGAAATCTCTCTGAAGGGGCTTACCGATAAATCCAGAATCATTAAAAAATAA
- a CDS encoding SOS response-associated peptidase: MCYRTKLNSKIASIEKALDAKFIEPDRYRPQKEINAFTFMETPVITNDNPGEINMYHWGLIPFWAKDDKIKKMTLNSKIETASEKPAFRNSVENRCLIIADGYYEWQWLDSKGKSKQKYLIQPSDQKIFTFAGIYSNWKNPETGEQVNSYSILTTEANELMSEIHNNKKRMPVVLKPNDQKAWLNGDEIQKFSFPYEVDLKAQKVS, encoded by the coding sequence ATGTGCTACAGAACTAAATTAAATTCAAAAATTGCTTCTATAGAAAAAGCCCTGGATGCCAAATTTATTGAACCCGATAGGTATAGACCTCAGAAAGAAATCAATGCATTCACCTTTATGGAAACACCTGTAATTACCAACGATAATCCCGGAGAAATAAATATGTACCACTGGGGCTTGATTCCGTTTTGGGCTAAAGATGATAAAATAAAAAAAATGACCCTAAATTCAAAGATCGAAACAGCTTCAGAGAAACCGGCATTTCGTAATTCTGTTGAAAACCGATGTCTTATTATAGCCGATGGTTATTATGAGTGGCAATGGCTAGACTCGAAAGGAAAATCAAAGCAGAAATATCTGATCCAGCCTTCAGATCAAAAAATCTTCACTTTTGCCGGAATTTATTCAAACTGGAAGAATCCTGAAACCGGTGAACAGGTCAATTCATATTCAATTTTAACTACAGAGGCTAATGAATTGATGAGTGAAATTCATAATAATAAAAAACGAATGCCTGTGGTATTAAAACCCAATGATCAAAAAGCATGGCTTAATGGCGATGAGATCCAAAAATTTTCTTTTCCCTATGAAGTTGATCTTAAGGCTCAAAAAGTAAGTTGA
- a CDS encoding HPF/RaiA family ribosome-associated protein, with amino-acid sequence MEAIFEFVDLSKSETLEAFTQKKLDKLENKYDWIVRANVYIKKDDNQKPNGFISEIKLSVPGPEIFAQSNENSFEASIAETVRDLERQCSKRKAKMTSH; translated from the coding sequence ATGGAAGCTATATTTGAATTTGTAGACCTTAGTAAAAGTGAAACCCTTGAGGCCTTCACTCAGAAAAAACTTGATAAACTTGAAAATAAATATGACTGGATAGTAAGAGCTAACGTTTATATCAAAAAAGATGATAATCAGAAGCCAAATGGTTTTATTTCAGAAATAAAACTAAGTGTTCCAGGACCCGAAATTTTTGCACAATCTAACGAGAATTCTTTCGAGGCTTCGATAGCAGAAACAGTTAGAGATCTTGAGAGACAGTGTAGCAAACGCAAAGCTAAAATGACTTCTCATTAA
- a CDS encoding aconitate hydratase: MSKLNVTQKLIKDHLVEGKMKAGKEIGITIDQALLQDATGTLVQLELEAMELKKAQTEVAVQYVDHNLLQTDFKNADDHLFLHSAAQRFGLWYSRPGNGVSHPVHMQRFGKPGKTMVGSDSHTPAAGSLGMLAIGTGGLDVAAAIAGQPYFVKMPEVMGVKLTGNLPDWVSAKDVILEMLRRYDVKGGVGKVIEYYGDGLKNLSAMDRHVIANMGAELGATTTVFPSDEETKRFLKSQEREEDWIELLADEGCDYDYYDEIILDDLVPLIALPTSPGNVVPVREVEGKAISQVVIGSSANPGLRDFWIAGAIVEGKNVNNDVSFDINPTSRQMIQNMIDNRAFANLIKAGARFHQSGCMGCIGMGQAPASGTISLRTMPRNFPDRSGTKDDQVHLCSPETAAASALTGKITDPRDLEHIYNMKYPKFVHPETEIINTEMLVAPPEDGTNIQLKKGPNIKSLPYIEPMQKNYNVPVLLKMGDNISTDEILKAGAEVLPFRSNLPEISKYSYTVIDETFYDRAMQAKDEHGGHIVVAKDNYAQGSSREHAALAPKYLGQVAVIANSYARIAWQNLVNFGILPLEFIDISDYEKIEQGDSVIFKDLREDVKNRKNIRVVVKKKDGGKDEFETKHSMSDRQIDILLKGGIINEFKEKLEEKDLKA; the protein is encoded by the coding sequence ATGTCTAAATTGAATGTCACTCAAAAACTTATTAAAGATCATCTCGTTGAAGGTAAAATGAAAGCCGGAAAAGAGATAGGAATAACTATAGATCAAGCCCTTCTTCAAGATGCAACAGGGACTTTAGTTCAGCTTGAACTGGAGGCGATGGAGTTGAAAAAAGCACAAACCGAAGTTGCAGTTCAATACGTTGATCATAATTTACTGCAAACCGATTTTAAGAATGCAGACGATCATTTGTTTTTACATTCGGCTGCTCAAAGGTTTGGACTTTGGTACAGCAGACCAGGAAATGGTGTAAGTCACCCTGTACATATGCAACGTTTTGGAAAGCCGGGAAAAACAATGGTAGGCTCAGATAGTCACACCCCTGCAGCCGGTTCCCTGGGAATGCTCGCAATTGGAACTGGAGGCCTTGACGTTGCCGCTGCAATCGCGGGCCAGCCGTATTTTGTAAAAATGCCTGAAGTTATGGGTGTAAAGCTAACCGGAAATCTTCCAGACTGGGTGAGCGCAAAAGATGTGATCCTTGAAATGCTTAGACGATATGATGTAAAAGGCGGAGTAGGGAAGGTTATTGAGTATTATGGGGATGGACTTAAAAATTTAAGCGCAATGGATCGTCATGTGATCGCCAATATGGGTGCAGAACTTGGGGCTACAACAACGGTCTTTCCTAGCGATGAAGAAACCAAAAGATTTTTAAAGTCACAGGAACGTGAGGAAGATTGGATTGAATTGTTGGCAGACGAAGGTTGTGATTATGATTATTATGATGAGATAATATTAGACGATCTCGTACCACTAATAGCTTTACCTACAAGTCCGGGAAATGTTGTTCCCGTTAGAGAGGTGGAGGGTAAAGCAATAAGTCAGGTCGTGATTGGTTCTTCGGCTAATCCCGGATTACGTGATTTTTGGATAGCAGGCGCCATTGTGGAAGGTAAAAATGTAAATAATGATGTTTCATTTGATATAAATCCAACCTCAAGGCAAATGATACAAAATATGATAGATAATAGAGCCTTTGCAAACCTTATAAAGGCAGGGGCGAGGTTTCATCAATCCGGATGTATGGGATGTATAGGAATGGGGCAGGCTCCGGCCTCAGGTACAATAAGTCTTAGGACTATGCCACGTAATTTTCCAGACAGATCGGGTACCAAAGATGATCAGGTGCATTTGTGTAGCCCGGAAACTGCTGCAGCATCGGCATTAACAGGAAAGATCACGGACCCGAGAGACCTGGAGCATATTTACAATATGAAATATCCAAAATTCGTTCATCCGGAAACTGAAATTATCAATACAGAAATGTTGGTAGCTCCCCCAGAAGATGGCACTAACATACAGTTAAAGAAAGGGCCTAACATTAAGTCGTTACCTTATATAGAGCCAATGCAGAAAAACTATAATGTCCCAGTACTTCTAAAAATGGGAGATAATATTTCTACCGACGAAATTCTTAAGGCAGGGGCGGAGGTTCTACCCTTTAGAAGTAACCTGCCGGAAATCTCGAAATATTCCTATACCGTTATAGATGAGACATTTTATGACCGAGCCATGCAGGCTAAAGATGAACATGGAGGTCATATCGTGGTGGCTAAGGATAATTACGCACAGGGATCAAGTAGGGAACATGCAGCTCTTGCTCCAAAATACTTAGGCCAGGTGGCTGTTATCGCAAATTCCTATGCGCGAATAGCCTGGCAAAACCTTGTGAATTTCGGCATTCTTCCCCTTGAGTTTATTGATATTAGCGACTATGAGAAGATAGAGCAGGGAGATTCGGTTATTTTTAAAGATCTTCGGGAAGATGTGAAAAATAGAAAGAATATTAGGGTAGTGGTTAAGAAAAAAGATGGTGGTAAGGATGAGTTCGAAACCAAACACAGTATGAGCGACAGGCAAATTGATATTCTATTAAAAGGAGGTATTATAAATGAATTCAAGGAAAAACTCGAAGAAAAAGACCTTAAAGCTTAA